The following DNA comes from Vigna radiata var. radiata cultivar VC1973A chromosome 4, Vradiata_ver6, whole genome shotgun sequence.
gtatttataaaaaaatatttaataataatgataaatagtatcaaataaatattaaaaatttttaagCACAAATCtatgaaaaacatatataatatttcaatacaTTGACGATACAACCTGACAAAAACTAATTCTAGAAATATATGACAATTAGGTTGAGTggggagaaaaagtatcacagtatttctttaattaaaaaaattaaagttaaataaattgttGTGGTGTTAATATATCAGTGTCAAAAAGAGTTAGAAAGAGATTTTCCTTATCTTCAATACACAAAACAAGAGTAATCCTGGTTTAGACACAGGATGTGAGGGATAGACTATCACTTATTCCACACAATAACCACTAAAAACATTTCCACCAAGCTGATCAATGTAAACCTAAGACAATGACCAGCTACAACATGTAAAGTATtcatacttatttatttatgtatatatatatatatatatatatatatatatatatatatatatatatatatatatatatatatatatatatatatNNNNNNNNNNNNNNNNNNNNNNNNNNNNNNNNNNNNNNNNNNNNNNNNNNNNNNNNNNNNNNNNNNNNNNNNNNNNNNNNNNNNNNNNNNNNNNNNNNNtatatatatatatatatatatatatatatatatatatatatatatatatatatatatatatatatatatatattgaagttCTTACAATAAAGAGATACAAATTGAGTGAAGACCATTGTATCTTCTTTCTGCAACTGTatacatatttctttaaatGAAAGACTTTCAATTCATTTACATAAGTATTTAGAATAATGTATTTATCACCAAATGAACCTAACTTTCATACTACTGCTGGGTACCAGAACATTAATAAcccacaacaaaaaaaaaaaaaaaaaaaggaagaaattttggtttaatttccTAAAGAACATTATGCTCTTTGCATAACATTTAGAATAAACAAGAAAGTAAATTCTTCCAATTCCGTTCTTTTAATCAAATCTTGAGAAACAATAACCCCTTTGCTAGAACTAGAGTTGTGAACCTTAGTGGGATGGCTAGTTCCACACAGATCAAACTTTAATGCCCTTTGCTATAACAATTGGAACCATTTTTCTTGTCACCAAACTCTACTTGAAAATTGATTGAGCACACTAACCTCGATCAGCGTCCCTTTGGATCCTTAAGCTCAGAAAAAACATTCTCAGCGATTAACCAATCAGATTCCTTATTCCCGAAGCTTGTAGTGTTCAATACATTGCTATTACTATGGGAGCTGCTAAACATGTCCTCAGTTGCACTGCCTTCATAGTCCCCGCCACTCTCCCACACTACATCACCATGAGCACTGTCCTCCTGAAGCTGAAGCTGCAGAACAAACTCTAACACCCCAACGACGTCGTTCATGGAAGGTCGCTGACTCCCATCCTCAAGTAAACAGCTCATCGCAACCTCACTAAATTTGCGCAAACAGAGAGGTGCTATCTGACCCTTCAGTGTTGGATCCACAATCTCACTCACAGATCCCTTCTCATACCGATGCTTCGCCCAATCCACGAGGGACACCTGTTGCTTCTCCACCGTTCGGAGTAAAGGCTGCCTCCCACACAATACCTCTAAGAGCACCACTCCGTACGAGTACACGTCCGACTTCTCCGTCAAACGCTGTCGTCTGTAATACTCCGGATCTAAATACCCAACACTGCCCTTCACCTGAGTGCTCACATGGGTCATTGAAGAACCTGTGGGCCCAACTCGAGACAATCCGAAGTCTGAAACTTTCGCCACCCATTTTTCATCCAACAAGATGTTTGTGCTCTTCACGTCACGGTGAATGATCATCTGTTTCGCACCTGTATGCAGATAATGCAGTCCTCGTGCCGCCCCGATGCATATCTGAAGCCTTTGCTTCCATGAAAGCAAAGGGTTATCGGTGTCGTAGAGATGATCACGGAGGGCTCCACGATCCATGAAATCGTAAACGAGGATCATCTCGTTGCTCTCGTAGCAGTAACCGATGAGGGAAACAAGATGGAGATGACGAAGTTGAGAGAGCATTTGGATCTCGTTCATGAACTCGTTCAGACCTTGCTGAGAACCCGGTTTGAGCCTTTTGATTGCCACAGGTGTTGAATCGTCGATGTAGCCTTTGTACACGTTGCCAAAGCCTCCCACTCCAACGACGAAGAGTTCGTCGAAGTTATTGGTAGCGGCAATGATTTCTGAGATTGAGAAGTGACGGCAGAGGTTGGTTGGTAGTGGTGATGACCCATCCCGGCGAGAATTTCCCTCTTTCTTACTTTCAACGGAGATGTTTTCCTTGCGTTTGACGAAAAAGAAAGCGACAATAAAAGAGAGCAAAAGGACACCGAAAACTGTCCCTGTCACGGCGGCGAGGGTTTTTTTGGAGGCtccatttttattgtttgagcCTTGACGGGATACCACTGCGGTTTGTAGAGGAGGGTCCTGATTTGGTCCGGCGAGACTACCTTTATAATTGCTGATTTTGAAGATTTCAATTGCATTTATTTGTGCGTCCTGGATAATGCTTTTAGGGTGAGGATGCATTTTTAGCGAAAGGTTAACTTTTTTCGGATTCTCTGAGATGATAACTACATACTCTTTAACCACGGGAACACCCCACTGTTTCGTCCACATGAAAACATCTGCCCAATCGGTAGCCAACTGATCATGTATGAAGATGAAGAATCTCAGAACACCAGCCTCGTCAACTCTCGGGTTAAGCTCACAAAAGTATAACCTTAGCAAGTAGGTGAAGCCGGAATCAACGGTAAGTTGCCAAGTGATGTTGTTCCTcatgttgatagaggcatctctTCCCATATTCCTTACAGATCGGAATAATTGGTCTGGTGCCGTGTAGTTAGGAGTCTTCTTAGTGAAGCTCAGATTAGTTGTACTCTTAAACTCAATAGATTCTTCACTTTTTGTCTCTAGGTACTTGCTATCGGAATCCCAAGTCCTGAGCATACCCGTGTCCTCAGAGGAGGAGATTGTATGTTCACCAGCTTTTAACCTGTACATGGTCTCGAGAGCAAACTTGTTCTCAACGACATATGTGGTCATGGTGCCAACAAATTGCGGCTGCTCTGTGGAGTCGTCAGGATCGGTGTAGTAGAGATAAGGGGGCATCGAAACAATCTCGATCCCGTTGATGAAAGCGTAGGAATCTGTGGTGCTAGGAAGGAAGGTTATGTTGAGCCTGTTACCATCTTGGAGGTTGATGCAATACTCTTTGAACAAGATGTCAGGGTGGCTAGGGTCATCATCGGCATCGGCGTTGAGTGAAGCATTGAAATCTTGCAGAAGGGTGTAGGGGCCTGCTTGGACTGAGAAAGAGGCTAGGGAGCGAGGGAAGTTTTGGTATGAAGTAGAGTAGAAGAAAAGACGAACGAACTTGGGGCCTGGTGTGAGAGGGAATGAGTAAGTGAATGGAGAGTGAGAGAGACGAGCATGGGTGTAGGGACCCTGTATGGTAGATGGTGTGAGTGAAGGAGCAGCGACTGAGAGGTTTGTTGGAGAGAGGAAGTGATTGTCTGAAGTCCAATTCCGAGTGTCGGGAGTGGAGAAGTTGTTGGATGAGCCACAGCTGATGCTAAAGAGGTCAATGGGACGATAAATAACGTCTGCCATGGAAATGAAAGAGAGGCACCACCacaggaggaggaagaggatgGTTCTTAAAGCTCTTCTTGTACAACTTGACTCCATCGATAATCTGTCATCAGAGTAACGGTAACAAAGAGAGGTGAACTCGAACATCATAAATCTACCAATGAATATATAAGGATTTCTGATAAATTTTCTCAACTACAAAggattttattagaaaaaaaaatataattttatttcttttaacaattttatttattaacatttaataacattaaattatttttaataatttattattgtaatttaacgagaataaaataaaaaagaaaaagcatgctTATAATCAATTGTGTCTATATGATAATAAGTTATgtataattaaatgaataaaaatacttatttttcaGTAACATAgtgaattattatatttataagattttttattttgtttgttattttcaaaagattttcttctcttttattctttttttttttctttcgtttcTTCTTACACAGACAACTTGTCAAAATCACCTTTAGGTATAgctatgtttttatttaacaaactttgccagtttaaatattaatgatgttTCTatgtagtattttatttaaaaatctgaACTACTCATTTgtcttgatttatttaaatgttaaatattgattatttttaaatactttttaattcaGATTATAAATTTATGACCCTTTccatttgtctttttttttcattaaaaacagGTTTAGCTgagctaaaatttaaaattaaggtaGACTTCTTAGTTCATAGagtatttacaaaaatatttatattttatacactAAAAGTAGTAAAGTGTTGAagcactttattttaaaatatgaacataCTACTTTGTTTTTCACATTTTGTA
Coding sequences within:
- the LOC106758478 gene encoding receptor-like protein kinase FERONIA, with the protein product MFEFTSLCYRYSDDRLSMESSCTRRALRTILFLLLWWCLSFISMADVIYRPIDLFSISCGSSNNFSTPDTRNWTSDNHFLSPTNLSVAAPSLTPSTIQGPYTHARLSHSPFTYSFPLTPGPKFVRLFFYSTSYQNFPRSLASFSVQAGPYTLLQDFNASLNADADDDPSHPDILFKEYCINLQDGNRLNITFLPSTTDSYAFINGIEIVSMPPYLYYTDPDDSTEQPQFVGTMTTYVVENKFALETMYRLKAGEHTISSSEDTGMLRTWDSDSKYLETKSEESIEFKSTTNLSFTKKTPNYTAPDQLFRSVRNMGRDASINMRNNITWQLTVDSGFTYLLRLYFCELNPRVDEAGVLRFFIFIHDQLATDWADVFMWTKQWGVPVVKEYVVIISENPKKVNLSLKMHPHPKSIIQDAQINAIEIFKISNYKGSLAGPNQDPPLQTAVVSRQGSNNKNGASKKTLAAVTGTVFGVLLLSFIVAFFFVKRKENISVESKKEGNSRRDGSSPLPTNLCRHFSISEIIAATNNFDELFVVGVGGFGNVYKGYIDDSTPVAIKRLKPGSQQGLNEFMNEIQMLSQLRHLHLVSLIGYCYESNEMILVYDFMDRGALRDHLYDTDNPLLSWKQRLQICIGAARGLHYLHTGAKQMIIHRDVKSTNILLDEKWVAKVSDFGLSRVGPTGSSMTHVSTQVKGSVGYLDPEYYRRQRLTEKSDVYSYGVVLLEVLCGRQPLLRTVEKQQVSLVDWAKHRYEKGSVSEIVDPTLKGQIAPLCLRKFSEVAMSCLLEDGSQRPSMNDVVGVLEFVLQLQLQEDSAHGDVVWESGGDYEGSATEDMFSSSHSNSNVLNTTSFGNKESDWLIAENVFSELKDPKGR